One Obesumbacterium proteus DNA window includes the following coding sequences:
- a CDS encoding GNAT family N-acetyltransferase translates to MSYIFKHQVENVGDFALRPLDAVQDAELLHSWVSQPYARYWGMMDQSVEQVRDFYLDLLKHHPDGAFIGVYQGKPTFLLERYQAIHDPVGQCYPAQNSDYGMHILVAPADKPVSGFTWAVFQTIVAFMFSDERVARIVVEPDVRNEKIHRLNKRAGFVYQHQIELANKTAWLAFCDREQHAAALRHDAQFHSVSRQETHA, encoded by the coding sequence ATGAGTTATATATTTAAGCATCAGGTGGAAAACGTGGGCGATTTTGCCCTACGTCCGCTGGATGCGGTTCAAGATGCCGAGCTGCTGCATAGCTGGGTTAGCCAACCCTATGCCCGCTATTGGGGAATGATGGATCAAAGCGTTGAGCAGGTACGGGATTTCTATCTCGATCTGCTTAAACATCATCCCGACGGCGCATTCATCGGCGTGTATCAAGGGAAACCAACGTTTCTATTGGAACGCTATCAGGCGATCCACGATCCGGTCGGCCAATGTTATCCGGCACAAAACAGCGATTATGGTATGCACATTTTGGTCGCGCCAGCGGATAAACCGGTCAGCGGTTTCACCTGGGCTGTGTTCCAAACCATCGTGGCGTTCATGTTTAGCGATGAGCGCGTCGCTCGTATTGTGGTCGAGCCCGATGTGCGTAATGAGAAAATCCATCGTCTGAACAAACGTGCAGGCTTCGTCTATCAACATCAAATCGAACTCGCAAACAAAACCGCATGGCTAGCGTTCTGCGATCGCGAGCAGCACGCCGCTGCGCTGCGCCATGATGCACAATTCCATTCTGTTTCCCGTCAGGAGACCCACGCATGA
- a CDS encoding lysine N(6)-hydroxylase/L-ornithine N(5)-oxygenase family protein: MTQFSLSSQQQAAKQPYDFIAIGIGPFNLGLACLTQPLSQVNALFLDQNSGFDWHPGMMLESAHLQTPFMADLVTLADPTHPLSFLNYIKQQGRLYSFYIRESFFLMRKEYNQYCRWATERLSNLRFNTKVERVEFDQDSRCYQVHCSDTRNGQKLTFETRHLVLGTGPSPVIPECCQPFAERMVHSGQYLHHKEELQTRRSITVVGSGQSAAEIYYDLLSDIDKYGYQLNWVTRAPRFFPLEYTKLTLEMTSPEYVDYFHQLPAEKRDQLNMQSQQLYKGINSSLINDIFDLLYIKRLDGHVNTRLFTNTALTGVQNTANHKTLNLALHQHEQDQHFAIDSEAVILCTGYRHQPPAFLQPIHDRIAWDEKGRYDVARNYSIDTQHQEIFVQNAELHTHGFVTPDLGMACYRNSWILREITGTEHYPIEEQIAFQQFAAPQTGDLL; this comes from the coding sequence ATGACCCAGTTCTCCTTATCCTCTCAGCAGCAGGCTGCCAAACAACCTTATGATTTTATCGCCATTGGTATTGGGCCGTTTAATCTTGGATTGGCATGTCTCACGCAGCCGCTGTCGCAGGTAAACGCGCTATTTCTCGACCAAAACTCAGGCTTTGACTGGCACCCTGGCATGATGCTGGAAAGTGCTCATCTGCAAACGCCGTTTATGGCCGATCTGGTGACGCTGGCAGATCCAACGCACCCACTGAGTTTCCTGAACTACATCAAACAGCAGGGACGTCTGTACTCGTTTTATATCCGCGAAAGCTTCTTTTTGATGCGCAAAGAGTACAACCAGTATTGCCGCTGGGCGACAGAGCGCCTAAGCAACCTACGATTCAATACCAAAGTTGAGCGCGTGGAGTTCGATCAGGATAGCCGCTGCTATCAGGTGCATTGCAGCGATACGCGCAACGGTCAGAAGTTAACGTTTGAAACGCGCCATCTGGTTCTTGGCACCGGCCCTTCGCCGGTTATCCCTGAGTGCTGCCAGCCCTTTGCCGAACGTATGGTGCATTCCGGCCAGTATTTGCATCACAAGGAAGAGCTCCAAACCCGCCGCTCCATAACGGTGGTCGGCAGTGGACAGAGTGCGGCAGAAATTTATTACGATCTCCTCTCAGATATTGATAAGTATGGCTATCAGCTAAACTGGGTCACTCGCGCACCGCGCTTCTTCCCGCTGGAATACACCAAGCTAACGCTGGAAATGACATCGCCGGAGTATGTGGACTACTTCCACCAGTTGCCCGCAGAAAAGCGTGACCAGCTTAATATGCAAAGCCAGCAGCTTTACAAGGGCATCAACAGCAGCCTGATTAACGACATTTTTGATCTGCTATACATCAAACGCTTGGACGGTCATGTGAATACCCGCTTGTTCACCAATACCGCCCTGACCGGCGTACAAAATACCGCTAACCATAAAACCTTGAATCTGGCGCTGCATCAGCATGAACAGGATCAACACTTCGCTATCGACAGCGAGGCTGTGATCCTGTGCACCGGATATCGCCATCAGCCGCCTGCATTTTTACAACCGATCCATGATCGAATCGCGTGGGATGAAAAAGGCCGTTACGACGTTGCCCGCAACTACTCGATCGATACACAGCACCAAGAGATCTTCGTGCAGAACGCTGAGCTGCATACACACGGTTTCGTCACTCCCGATCTTGGTATGGCCTGCTACCGCAACTCATGGATCCTGCGTGAAATCACCGGAACCGAACACTACCCAATTGAAGAACAAATTGCGTTCCAACAGTTTGCCGCCCCGCAAACCGGAGATTTGTTATGA
- the fhuF gene encoding siderophore-iron reductase FhuF — MKITALTEFDAYFPAVFPAFPPEAEELTALFSQHYPHFLTTFLIDESAANHDLSAMQWSAAETYAKLMASYQQEHYAEYPDKTPEAKPLESLWAQWYFGLLVPPMMLLLLQQSAPLDPHIRQFKVRFHESGRPEAFIYYPQLMAGDARNSTPLQRMVSLVERHLIPAVNAIARQGVLNAKLMWSNIGYVMHWYLGELRPLLGDALFSQLEQALFFSASFPDGQDNPLYRTVLMRNGTIQRRTCCQRYKLPKMKECGDCPLTLG, encoded by the coding sequence GTGAAGATAACTGCGCTGACTGAGTTTGATGCCTACTTTCCAGCCGTCTTTCCTGCTTTTCCGCCAGAAGCGGAAGAGCTGACTGCGCTTTTTAGCCAACACTACCCTCATTTTCTCACCACGTTTCTGATTGATGAATCCGCTGCTAACCACGATTTATCCGCTATGCAGTGGTCAGCCGCAGAAACCTACGCCAAGCTCATGGCAAGCTATCAGCAAGAACACTACGCTGAATACCCCGACAAAACGCCGGAAGCCAAACCGTTAGAATCCCTGTGGGCGCAATGGTATTTTGGTTTATTGGTGCCCCCGATGATGCTGTTGCTGCTCCAGCAATCAGCGCCTCTCGACCCGCATATTCGGCAGTTCAAAGTTCGTTTTCATGAAAGCGGGCGCCCTGAGGCATTTATCTATTATCCGCAGTTAATGGCAGGAGATGCCCGTAACAGCACTCCGCTACAGCGTATGGTGTCCTTGGTTGAGCGTCATCTGATCCCAGCGGTAAACGCGATTGCCCGCCAAGGTGTTTTGAACGCCAAGCTGATGTGGAGCAATATTGGCTATGTGATGCATTGGTATTTAGGGGAATTACGCCCCTTGCTTGGCGATGCGCTTTTCTCACAGCTTGAACAAGCTCTCTTTTTCTCTGCCTCTTTCCCCGATGGCCAAGATAACCCACTCTATCGCACCGTACTAATGCGTAACGGCACTATCCAGCGCCGTACCTGCTGCCAACGCTATAAGCTGCCTAAGATGAAAGAGTGCGGTGATTGCCCGCTCACGCTGGGTTAG
- a CDS encoding DUF805 domain-containing protein: MNWYIKALKDYANFNGRARRKEYWMFGLINGIVCGIIFALALISGSAIINVILILYVLAVVIPSMALTARRLHDTEHSGWFYFVSFIPLVGPIILLIYLCKAGTTGANRYGADPKAEQPAGIIQ; the protein is encoded by the coding sequence ATGAATTGGTATATCAAGGCATTAAAAGATTACGCTAACTTTAATGGTCGGGCCCGCCGCAAAGAATATTGGATGTTTGGCCTTATCAACGGCATCGTGTGCGGGATCATATTTGCACTAGCACTCATATCAGGCAGCGCTATCATAAACGTTATCCTGATCTTGTATGTACTTGCGGTTGTCATCCCTAGTATGGCGCTCACAGCCAGAAGATTGCATGACACTGAGCATTCTGGCTGGTTTTACTTTGTTAGCTTCATTCCTTTAGTTGGACCAATCATTCTACTGATCTATCTCTGCAAAGCAGGAACCACGGGCGCGAACCGTTATGGCGCAGACCCAAAAGCTGAGCAACCTGCTGGCATCATTCAATAA
- a CDS encoding IucA/IucC family protein, giving the protein MTAHTQFSHLPVAEQNRHVIAHLTPELWSKANRLHVRKAIAEFAHERLFTPECVSQSTSADEMADYQLAAPQDEVIYHFRARRLALEHWAIDADSIQKTQNGVEQELDSLRFIIEFKDVLGIPQEMLPTYMEEITSTLYSSAFKHLREGVLIEHLLDADFQTLEGAMMEGHPAFVANNGRIGFDAFDYQAYAPEAAAPINFVWLAAHKSKAHFASIDELSYQQLLAEELTPSIVEDFTQQLIAQDLDPNNYIFMPVHPWQWQNKLTGIFAPDIAKRELVYLGIGEDNYQAQQSIRTFFNTSHPRKRYVKTALSILNMGFMRGLSPYYMATTPGINEWLAELIENDSCLRDYGFRMLREVATIGYRNHYYESAVSGDTPYKKMMAALWRESPLALIQSNQRVMTMAALLHQDRDGNALLPAMIQASGLETGEWLKRYLQSYLSPLLHCLYTYDLAFMPHGENLILVLENHTPVHVFMKDIAEEIVVMDPDADLPEKAKRVAVFVPDELKILSIFTDVFDGFFRFMAAILHEQGNYPQEKFWQRVTECVTDYQQAHPELAERFERYDMFSPAFTHSCLNRLQLANNRQMINLSDPSQNLKFAGQLDNPLVTFK; this is encoded by the coding sequence ATGACCGCTCATACTCAGTTTTCTCATTTGCCTGTGGCAGAACAAAACCGTCACGTTATCGCTCACCTGACCCCCGAACTGTGGAGTAAAGCCAACCGCCTACACGTCCGCAAGGCGATTGCCGAATTTGCGCATGAGCGTCTATTTACGCCTGAATGCGTTAGCCAGTCAACGTCAGCCGATGAAATGGCCGATTACCAACTGGCAGCGCCACAGGACGAGGTGATCTATCACTTCCGCGCTCGTCGCCTAGCCTTGGAACACTGGGCCATTGATGCTGACTCTATTCAAAAAACGCAAAATGGCGTTGAGCAAGAGCTGGACTCGCTGCGCTTTATCATTGAATTCAAAGACGTGTTGGGTATTCCACAGGAGATGCTGCCTACCTATATGGAAGAAATCACCAGCACTTTATACAGCAGCGCTTTCAAGCATCTGCGCGAAGGGGTTTTGATTGAGCATCTGCTCGACGCTGATTTCCAAACGCTAGAAGGCGCCATGATGGAAGGCCACCCCGCGTTTGTCGCAAACAACGGACGCATTGGTTTTGATGCATTTGATTATCAGGCCTATGCACCGGAAGCCGCAGCGCCAATCAACTTTGTTTGGCTTGCGGCACACAAAAGCAAAGCGCATTTCGCCAGCATCGATGAGCTCAGTTACCAACAGTTGCTGGCAGAAGAGCTCACGCCAAGCATCGTTGAAGATTTCACTCAGCAATTGATCGCTCAGGATCTTGATCCGAATAACTACATCTTTATGCCCGTGCATCCGTGGCAATGGCAAAATAAGCTAACAGGGATCTTTGCCCCCGATATCGCCAAGCGTGAGCTGGTTTATCTGGGCATTGGCGAAGATAACTATCAGGCTCAACAGTCCATCCGCACCTTTTTCAATACCAGTCATCCACGCAAGCGCTATGTAAAGACTGCGCTATCGATCCTCAATATGGGCTTTATGCGCGGCCTGTCTCCGTACTATATGGCGACAACGCCGGGCATCAACGAATGGCTGGCCGAACTTATCGAAAACGACAGCTGCCTGCGTGATTATGGTTTCCGTATGCTGCGCGAAGTGGCGACCATCGGCTATCGTAATCACTATTATGAAAGCGCGGTGAGCGGCGATACACCATACAAAAAAATGATGGCTGCGCTATGGCGCGAAAGCCCGCTGGCGCTGATTCAGTCAAACCAGCGTGTTATGACGATGGCGGCGCTATTGCATCAGGATCGCGATGGCAATGCGTTGCTGCCAGCCATGATTCAGGCTTCTGGCTTAGAAACCGGTGAATGGTTGAAGCGCTATCTGCAAAGCTATCTCAGCCCGCTGCTGCACTGCTTGTACACCTACGATCTGGCCTTTATGCCACACGGTGAAAACCTGATCCTCGTGCTGGAAAACCATACCCCGGTACATGTCTTCATGAAAGATATCGCCGAAGAGATCGTGGTGATGGATCCCGATGCTGATCTACCTGAGAAGGCCAAGCGCGTTGCGGTATTCGTACCCGATGAGCTTAAAATCCTGTCGATCTTTACCGATGTGTTCGACGGTTTCTTCCGCTTTATGGCTGCAATTCTGCATGAGCAGGGAAATTACCCGCAGGAGAAATTCTGGCAGCGCGTGACCGAATGCGTGACGGATTACCAACAGGCGCATCCTGAGCTGGCCGAACGTTTCGAGCGCTACGACATGTTTAGCCCGGCCTTCACACATTCTTGTTTGAATCGCCTCCAGCTGGCTAACAATCGCCAGATGATCAACCTCAGCGATCCATCACAAAATCTGAAATTTGCGGGCCAGTTGGATAACCCATTGGTGACTTTTAAATAA
- a CDS encoding TonB-dependent siderophore receptor, with protein MKYKAFINSSLKAALPIGCLVFPLSAFADTATDAAAPNNEDKIVVSAKSSLPPLGSYENTGTKSDLTAQDTPQTINTVEGQELDERGISSLNEALRYVSGVTTENRGGAITRFDEFTIRGFKNSENYLDGLQLPYNEWNIQGQVDTYMLDRIEVMKGPASVLYGNASPGGIVNMISKKPQKNQNTDVEFDTGSDNRREGKIDSTGQIGDSDVSYRFVGLAGAVDGQAEGSKNERYLLAPSLRWDIDDNNSLLVQAFFQNDPNAGVYTSLPGEGTFKYSPYGKLPTDVYLGDHNWEAYKRKQESVGYQFDHRFSDEWSFTQKARFMHITAYQENTYSTGLADDGRTLGRRMYMTDESMDSFNIDNQIAGKFDTAFLRHNVLLGFDYQWQNNKTEYQDAAAPSIDIFDRNNNEINRGNIAWDPSLATNVRYSMHQNGYYWQDSIDLDKLTILAGGRYDQYEKRTYGLQYGANTDETFSQSKYTQRYGAMYHFENGISPYVAYSEGFEPLAGRNKSGGSYKPETSKMWEGGVKFATPSQNTIFTAAVFDIKKENALTSNPNGVDPYEKYQSGEIESKGYEFELRTSPLENLLLTANYAYTDVKITEDANKALIGNRPVQTAKDNASAWANYTIDDTFLRGLTVGAGIRYIGRMEANQSNTEQLPAVTLYDMAASYELGNLTPALDNATLKMAVNNITDKRYVASCYDSNNCWFGAERSVVVGVKYSF; from the coding sequence ATGAAATACAAAGCGTTTATTAACTCTTCGCTGAAAGCGGCATTGCCAATCGGTTGTTTGGTATTCCCTTTGAGCGCCTTTGCGGATACAGCAACTGATGCCGCAGCACCAAACAATGAAGACAAAATCGTTGTCAGCGCCAAATCCAGTCTCCCACCTCTGGGAAGCTACGAAAACACCGGCACCAAATCCGATCTGACCGCGCAGGATACTCCGCAAACCATCAACACCGTTGAAGGCCAAGAGCTTGATGAGCGCGGTATCAGCTCACTGAACGAAGCTTTGCGCTACGTATCGGGCGTAACCACTGAAAACCGTGGTGGCGCGATCACTCGTTTTGATGAATTCACCATTCGCGGATTCAAAAACAGCGAAAACTATCTCGACGGCCTACAACTGCCTTACAACGAATGGAACATTCAAGGCCAAGTTGATACCTACATGCTCGATCGTATCGAAGTTATGAAAGGCCCCGCATCAGTTTTATACGGTAACGCCTCACCCGGCGGTATCGTCAACATGATCAGTAAGAAACCACAGAAAAACCAAAATACCGATGTAGAATTCGATACCGGCAGTGATAATCGTCGCGAAGGGAAAATCGACTCTACCGGTCAAATTGGCGACAGCGACGTTAGCTACCGCTTTGTGGGCTTAGCCGGTGCCGTTGATGGGCAAGCCGAAGGTTCCAAAAATGAACGCTATCTGTTAGCCCCTTCTCTACGTTGGGATATCGACGATAACAATAGCCTGTTGGTACAAGCTTTCTTCCAAAACGATCCTAATGCCGGCGTTTATACCTCTCTGCCAGGCGAAGGCACCTTCAAGTATTCTCCTTACGGCAAACTGCCAACTGACGTTTATCTGGGCGATCACAATTGGGAAGCCTATAAGCGTAAACAAGAGTCTGTCGGCTACCAGTTCGATCACCGCTTCAGCGATGAGTGGTCTTTCACGCAGAAAGCCCGCTTTATGCACATTACGGCCTATCAGGAAAACACCTACAGCACCGGTCTTGCTGATGATGGCCGCACTCTCGGTCGTCGTATGTACATGACCGATGAGAGCATGGACTCCTTCAACATTGATAACCAGATTGCCGGTAAATTTGATACCGCGTTCCTGCGCCACAATGTATTGCTGGGCTTCGATTACCAGTGGCAGAACAACAAAACCGAGTATCAGGATGCCGCTGCGCCAAGCATCGATATCTTCGATCGCAATAACAATGAGATTAACCGCGGCAATATTGCTTGGGATCCGTCACTCGCCACCAACGTGCGCTATTCAATGCACCAGAACGGCTACTACTGGCAGGACTCTATCGATCTCGACAAGCTGACCATCTTGGCCGGTGGTCGCTATGACCAATACGAGAAGCGCACCTACGGCCTGCAATACGGCGCTAATACAGATGAAACCTTCTCTCAAAGCAAATACACCCAGCGCTATGGCGCGATGTATCACTTTGAAAACGGGATCTCCCCGTATGTTGCTTACTCCGAGGGCTTTGAGCCTTTAGCCGGACGTAACAAAAGTGGTGGCTCTTACAAACCAGAAACCAGCAAGATGTGGGAGGGTGGGGTGAAATTTGCCACACCAAGCCAGAACACCATCTTCACGGCCGCTGTGTTTGATATCAAAAAAGAGAACGCGCTGACGTCTAACCCGAACGGCGTTGATCCCTACGAGAAGTATCAAAGTGGCGAAATCGAGTCGAAAGGCTATGAGTTTGAACTGCGCACTTCCCCGCTGGAAAACCTGCTGTTGACGGCGAACTACGCTTATACCGACGTGAAAATTACCGAAGATGCTAACAAGGCATTGATTGGCAATCGTCCGGTACAAACGGCTAAAGACAACGCTAGCGCATGGGCTAACTACACCATTGACGATACTTTCCTGCGCGGACTCACCGTTGGTGCGGGTATCCGTTACATCGGTCGTATGGAAGCTAACCAGAGCAATACTGAACAATTGCCAGCCGTTACGCTGTATGACATGGCAGCGTCATATGAGTTAGGTAACCTAACGCCTGCGCTGGATAACGCCACGCTGAAAATGGCGGTGAATAACATCACTGACAAACGCTACGTCGCAAGCTGCTACGACAGCAATAACTGCTGGTTCGGTGCAGAGCGCTCCGTGGTCGTGGGTGTGAAATATTCCTTCTAA
- a CDS encoding MFS transporter has product MSSYIAASKLTRRAVLFPLALVLFEFATYIAHDMIQPGMIHVVRDFNADVSWVPTSLTAYLFGGMMLQWLLGPLSDRVGRRPVMLTGVMLFVAACIATLFTNSIEQFILMRFIQGISLCFIGAVGYAAVQEAFDQTLSIKLMALMANVALIAPLIGPLAGAAFIQFAPWKSMFAVFALVAFIAWLGLWKGMPETAQSQGEKLRLTSLLADYRQVFGNLRFVCGAASIGFSALPLLAWVAISPVILIDGEGLTPVAYGWLQVPIFVALIMGNLVLARIAGKMSIEKPLWLGAPPIIAGLALATFGTLFTPHAYLWTIAGLSLYAFGTGLINAGLYRLTLFASDMRKGTVAAALGMTTIGIYALGIEIAKRIYLWQGSGIFNLYGLISGLLWLALMWVFLKKKASS; this is encoded by the coding sequence ATGTCATCCTATATTGCTGCTTCTAAGCTAACTCGCCGTGCCGTGCTGTTTCCTCTCGCGCTGGTGTTGTTTGAGTTCGCGACCTACATCGCCCACGACATGATCCAACCGGGCATGATCCATGTGGTGCGTGATTTCAATGCAGACGTGAGCTGGGTTCCAACCTCATTAACCGCGTATTTGTTCGGTGGCATGATGCTGCAATGGTTGCTTGGGCCGCTATCTGACCGCGTTGGTCGCCGACCAGTGATGCTGACCGGCGTGATGCTGTTTGTCGCCGCCTGTATCGCTACGCTATTCACCAACAGCATTGAACAATTTATTCTGATGCGTTTTATCCAAGGCATCAGCCTCTGTTTTATCGGCGCCGTGGGATACGCCGCCGTGCAGGAAGCCTTCGACCAAACACTCAGCATCAAGCTTATGGCATTAATGGCCAACGTTGCCTTGATAGCGCCATTAATTGGCCCTCTGGCCGGAGCAGCATTTATTCAGTTTGCACCGTGGAAAAGTATGTTTGCCGTATTTGCCCTAGTGGCATTTATTGCATGGCTCGGTCTATGGAAAGGGATGCCAGAAACCGCGCAGTCACAGGGCGAAAAATTACGCTTAACCTCCCTGCTGGCAGATTATCGACAGGTATTTGGCAATCTGCGTTTCGTCTGTGGCGCGGCATCAATCGGTTTTTCGGCCCTGCCGCTGTTGGCGTGGGTCGCGATTTCACCGGTAATACTGATTGACGGTGAAGGGCTAACGCCTGTGGCGTATGGCTGGTTGCAGGTGCCTATTTTTGTTGCCCTTATCATGGGCAATTTAGTGCTGGCACGCATCGCAGGAAAGATGTCGATTGAAAAACCGCTGTGGCTCGGTGCACCGCCAATCATTGCCGGTCTGGCACTGGCCACCTTTGGCACGCTGTTTACCCCACATGCTTACCTGTGGACCATTGCCGGTTTAAGCCTTTACGCCTTCGGCACAGGATTGATTAACGCAGGATTATATCGCCTCACACTGTTTGCCAGCGATATGCGCAAAGGCACCGTTGCCGCCGCGCTCGGTATGACGACTATTGGCATTTATGCCTTGGGCATTGAGATCGCAAAACGTATTTATCTTTGGCAGGGAAGTGGGATCTTTAATTTGTATGGATTAATCAGCGGGCTGCTTTGGCTGGCTCTGATGTGGGTATTTTTGAAGAAGAAGGCCAGTAGCTAA
- a CDS encoding GGDEF domain-containing protein, whose amino-acid sequence MTFLLFILLNGATSFYALLNPLQTDPPYTLAGIGVFVFCLFSAFSLIWHRDKYLLKLNVASLLLGLLWSFHIAAKYQHVDANSHEFLLINLFSIFFIAAVTLSDNLLAFCLNAVPVAMTVIVLEDFHNMTRILFVLTLPIIALSLHHAMTRRREAFTRRLVTQLEQDRARFSDLSMIDPLTTLLNRRGLEFQFHHMGSDCDTEHKHFVVMLDIDFFKLYNDHYGHQYGDIALKSIAQIIKEAVRTRDLAIRYGGEEFLLILRDASESLAIQICEHIRLHVEQLALINEYQPNGSNVVTISAGLSEMYGNNLENAITRADQALYISKQKGRNRVLLQKET is encoded by the coding sequence ATGACATTTCTGCTATTTATCCTGTTAAATGGAGCTACATCGTTTTATGCGCTGCTCAATCCATTACAGACAGACCCGCCATATACGCTTGCGGGAATTGGCGTTTTTGTCTTTTGCCTATTTTCAGCCTTCTCATTGATATGGCATCGCGACAAATATCTGCTGAAGCTCAACGTCGCGTCGCTATTGCTAGGATTGCTGTGGTCTTTTCATATAGCTGCTAAATATCAGCATGTTGATGCCAACAGCCATGAATTTTTATTGATCAATCTGTTCAGCATATTCTTTATTGCTGCCGTCACGCTTTCTGACAACTTATTAGCGTTCTGCCTTAATGCCGTTCCCGTCGCAATGACCGTTATTGTGCTGGAAGACTTCCACAATATGACGCGCATTTTATTCGTTCTAACATTACCGATCATCGCACTGTCATTGCACCACGCAATGACGCGGCGGCGTGAGGCATTTACACGTAGGTTGGTCACTCAACTAGAACAAGACAGAGCGCGCTTCAGCGATCTCAGCATGATTGACCCCCTTACCACGTTGCTTAACCGCCGTGGTCTTGAGTTTCAATTCCATCATATGGGCAGCGATTGCGACACTGAGCATAAACATTTTGTCGTCATGTTAGATATTGATTTCTTTAAACTCTATAACGATCACTACGGTCATCAATACGGCGATATAGCGCTAAAAAGCATTGCTCAAATTATCAAAGAAGCCGTTCGTACCAGAGATTTGGCTATTCGTTATGGTGGCGAGGAGTTTTTACTTATTTTACGTGATGCGTCTGAAAGCCTCGCAATACAAATATGCGAGCATATTCGTTTGCACGTAGAACAGTTGGCGTTAATCAATGAATACCAGCCAAATGGAAGCAACGTGGTAACAATTTCAGCGGGGCTTTCTGAGATGTACGGCAATAATTTGGAAAATGCCATAACGCGTGCCGATCAGGCGCTGTACATATCAAAGCAGAAAGGTCGTAATAGAGTTTTATTGCAAAAAGAAACCTAA
- the ygiD gene encoding 4,5-DOPA dioxygenase extradiol — MTTSRMPALFLGHGSPMNVLEENDYTTAWRELGKTLPRPKAIVAVSAHWYTRGTFVTAMEQPRTIHDFGGFPQALFDTQYPAPGSPELARRVQELLAPEMVHLDTSEWGLDHGTWGVLIKMYPDADIPVIQLSIDGTQPADYHYELGKKLAAWRDEGVMIVASGNVVHNLRMVKWQGEAEPYPWAFSFDNFVRENLAYKGENHPLVNFMQHEGAELSNPSPEHFLPLLYVLGAWNGEEPISVPVDGIVMASLSMLSVVVG; from the coding sequence ATGACTACCTCTCGTATGCCTGCGCTATTTCTCGGTCACGGTAGCCCGATGAACGTGCTGGAAGAAAATGACTACACTACGGCTTGGCGCGAGTTAGGTAAAACGCTACCGCGCCCGAAAGCGATTGTTGCTGTTTCGGCTCACTGGTACACCCGTGGCACGTTTGTGACGGCGATGGAGCAGCCACGGACAATCCATGATTTTGGTGGATTCCCACAGGCACTGTTCGATACGCAATATCCAGCGCCTGGCTCGCCTGAACTTGCTCGTCGAGTACAGGAATTACTGGCTCCAGAAATGGTGCATTTGGATACCAGCGAATGGGGTTTGGATCATGGTACTTGGGGCGTTTTGATCAAAATGTACCCAGATGCCGATATTCCGGTGATCCAACTGAGTATTGATGGTACTCAACCTGCGGATTATCACTATGAATTAGGCAAGAAACTCGCCGCTTGGCGCGATGAAGGCGTGATGATTGTCGCGAGCGGAAACGTGGTACATAACCTGCGAATGGTTAAGTGGCAGGGCGAAGCCGAACCTTATCCGTGGGCATTTAGCTTTGATAATTTTGTGCGTGAGAATCTGGCCTATAAAGGCGAAAACCATCCGCTGGTTAACTTTATGCAGCATGAAGGCGCTGAATTATCTAACCCATCGCCGGAACACTTCCTGCCGCTGTTATATGTGCTTGGTGCATGGAACGGTGAAGAGCCGATTTCTGTGCCGGTGGACGGCATTGTGATGGCGTCGCTGAGTATGTTATCGGTCGTCGTGGGATAG